Proteins encoded in a region of the Ralstonia pseudosolanacearum genome:
- a CDS encoding DMT family transporter, whose product MRRSDAIELLILAALWGGSFLFMRVAAPPFGPVALIALRVAIASAFLLPVLATRGGLGALRAHWPHLLAVGVLNSAIPFCLFAYAELTLTAGFTSVLNAAAPLFAAIVAFAWLGERMSAWRVLGLAIGFVGVIVLVGGSSALDARQGGLAVAAALGATVLYGLAGSYAKRYLTGVPPLAVATGSQIAAAVVLTPLAVWLWPAHTPTGSVWFHVIGLGIACTGIAYILFFRLLAHVGPTRAVSVTFLIPVFGVLWGILFLGEQLTLNMVAGCAVILLGTSLSTGVLASGKRAAANAGNSADDKASLLRSGR is encoded by the coding sequence ATGCGCCGCTCCGATGCCATCGAACTGCTGATACTGGCCGCCCTGTGGGGCGGCTCCTTCCTCTTCATGCGCGTGGCCGCGCCGCCCTTCGGCCCCGTCGCGCTGATCGCATTGCGCGTGGCGATCGCCTCCGCCTTCCTGCTGCCGGTACTGGCCACGCGCGGCGGCCTCGGCGCACTGCGCGCGCACTGGCCGCACCTGCTGGCGGTGGGCGTGCTGAATTCGGCCATTCCCTTCTGCCTGTTCGCCTATGCCGAGCTGACGCTGACGGCAGGCTTCACCTCCGTGCTCAACGCGGCCGCGCCGCTGTTCGCCGCCATTGTCGCGTTCGCCTGGCTGGGCGAGCGGATGTCGGCGTGGCGCGTGCTGGGGCTGGCGATCGGCTTTGTCGGCGTGATCGTGCTGGTGGGCGGCTCGTCGGCCCTGGATGCCAGGCAGGGCGGGCTGGCGGTGGCCGCCGCGCTCGGCGCGACCGTGCTGTACGGCCTGGCCGGCAGCTATGCCAAGCGCTATCTGACCGGCGTGCCGCCGCTGGCCGTGGCAACCGGCAGCCAGATCGCGGCGGCAGTCGTGCTGACCCCGCTGGCGGTATGGCTGTGGCCGGCGCACACGCCCACCGGCAGCGTCTGGTTCCATGTGATCGGCCTCGGCATCGCCTGCACGGGGATCGCCTACATCCTGTTCTTCCGGCTGCTCGCGCATGTCGGCCCGACGCGCGCCGTGTCGGTGACCTTCCTGATCCCGGTATTCGGCGTGCTGTGGGGCATCCTGTTCCTGGGCGAGCAGCTGACGCTGAACATGGTGGCCGGCTGCGCGGTGATCCTGCTGGGCACGTCGCTGTCCACCGGTGTGCTGGCCTCCGGCAAGCGCGCGGCCGCCAACGCGGGCAACAGCGCAGACGA
- a CDS encoding methylated-DNA--[protein]-cysteine S-methyltransferase, whose product MTAMLRLTFACPLGDLLLIATDTHLTGAFFTGQKTIPANAHQLRTDADAPLLREARAQFEAYFAGRLRVFDLPMAPAGTPFQRDVWRQLCAIPFGERCTYGQLTARLGLAREHARAVGTAVGRNPISIAIPCHRVVGADGALTGYAGGLPRKAALLRLEGHPAQVGARLPMPADPRQATLVLAPA is encoded by the coding sequence ATGACCGCCATGCTCCGCCTCACCTTCGCCTGCCCGCTCGGCGACCTGCTGCTGATCGCCACCGACACCCACCTGACCGGCGCGTTCTTCACCGGGCAGAAGACGATCCCGGCCAACGCGCACCAACTGCGCACGGATGCCGACGCCCCCCTCCTCCGCGAGGCCCGGGCGCAGTTCGAGGCCTATTTCGCCGGCCGGCTGCGCGTGTTCGACCTGCCGATGGCGCCTGCCGGCACGCCGTTCCAGCGCGACGTGTGGCGGCAGCTGTGCGCGATCCCCTTCGGCGAGCGCTGCACCTACGGCCAGCTCACCGCCCGGCTCGGACTCGCCCGCGAACATGCGCGCGCGGTCGGCACCGCCGTCGGGCGCAACCCGATCTCGATCGCCATCCCGTGCCATCGCGTGGTCGGCGCGGATGGCGCGCTGACCGGCTATGCCGGCGGACTGCCGCGCAAGGCCGCGCTGCTGCGGCTGGAAGGCCATCCGGCACAGGTCGGCGCGCGGCTGCCGATGCCGGCCGACCCGCGCCAGGCCACGCTGGTGCTCGCGCCTGCATGA
- a CDS encoding DNA-3-methyladenine glycosylase 2 family protein, producing MHLDPDACYHAVQSRDRRFDGWFFVGVTTTGVYCRPICAVRTPLQKNCRFFASAAAAEKAGFRPCLRCRPELAPGHSLAEMSSSLARTAARMIDEGFLQQHDLAALAAAVGVTDRHLRRIFRAEFDVSPIEYAQTQRLLLAKRLLTDTAMPVGDVAYAAGFGSVRRLNSGFAEHYGFAPTRLRTRAAPVSRSDDGATLMLGYRPPFAWHALLDFLRARAVDGVEVVDTHSYACTVTLDYAGRRHAGWLHARDVPQRHALALTLSASLVQAMPPVLARVRRLFDLDCRPDLVDTHLGTLAAGTPGLRVPGAVDGFEIAVRAIAGQVVSLARARRILARLAAAYGTPLAQPRAGLPTAFPSAAALASVDPQALSSATGLPASRAAAVVEIARAIDAGRLRLEPLVPLAPTLAALQALPGIGEWTAQYIAMRALGWPNAFPLGDYVLRKRLADHDGTLPTRHAMATRAEDWAPWRAYAAMHLWRRDDALAPAP from the coding sequence ATGCACCTCGACCCCGACGCCTGCTACCACGCCGTGCAATCGCGCGACCGGCGCTTCGATGGCTGGTTCTTCGTCGGCGTCACCACCACCGGCGTCTATTGCCGCCCGATCTGCGCGGTGCGCACGCCGCTGCAGAAGAACTGCCGCTTCTTCGCCTCCGCCGCCGCGGCCGAAAAGGCGGGTTTCCGCCCATGCCTGCGCTGCCGCCCCGAGCTGGCGCCGGGCCACAGCTTGGCCGAGATGTCATCCAGCCTCGCCCGCACCGCCGCGCGCATGATCGACGAAGGCTTCCTGCAGCAGCACGATTTGGCCGCGCTGGCGGCAGCGGTGGGCGTGACGGATCGCCACCTGCGCCGCATCTTCCGCGCCGAATTCGACGTCTCGCCCATCGAGTACGCGCAGACGCAGCGCCTGCTGCTCGCCAAGCGGCTGCTGACGGACACCGCCATGCCGGTCGGCGACGTCGCCTATGCGGCCGGCTTCGGCAGCGTGCGACGGCTCAACAGCGGGTTCGCCGAGCACTACGGTTTTGCGCCGACGCGGCTGCGCACCCGCGCCGCACCGGTCTCGCGCAGCGACGACGGCGCCACGCTGATGCTGGGTTACCGCCCGCCCTTCGCCTGGCACGCGCTGCTCGATTTTCTGCGCGCGCGTGCCGTGGACGGCGTCGAGGTGGTCGACACGCACAGCTACGCTTGCACCGTCACGCTCGACTATGCCGGCCGCCGCCATGCCGGCTGGCTGCACGCGCGCGACGTACCGCAACGGCATGCGCTCGCGCTCACGCTGTCGGCCAGCCTGGTGCAGGCGATGCCGCCGGTCCTGGCCCGCGTGCGCCGCCTGTTCGATCTCGATTGCCGGCCCGACCTGGTCGACACGCACCTCGGCACGCTTGCCGCCGGCACGCCCGGCCTGCGCGTGCCGGGGGCGGTGGACGGCTTCGAGATCGCCGTGCGCGCCATCGCCGGGCAGGTCGTTTCGCTGGCGCGGGCGCGGCGCATCCTGGCCCGCCTGGCGGCAGCCTATGGCACGCCGCTGGCGCAGCCGCGCGCCGGATTGCCGACCGCCTTCCCGTCCGCCGCCGCGCTGGCAAGCGTGGACCCACAGGCGCTGTCCAGCGCAACCGGCCTGCCGGCCAGCCGTGCCGCCGCCGTGGTCGAGATCGCCCGCGCCATCGACGCCGGCCGCCTGCGCCTGGAACCGCTGGTGCCGCTCGCGCCCACGCTGGCGGCACTGCAAGCGCTGCCCGGCATCGGCGAATGGACCGCGCAGTACATCGCCATGCGCGCGCTGGGCTGGCCGAATGCGTTTCCGCTGGGCGACTACGTGCTGCGCAAGCGCCTGGCCGATCACGATGGCACGCTGCCGACGCGCCACGCCATGGCCACCCGGGCGGAAGACTGGGCGCCATGGCGCGCCTATGCCGCCATGCACCTGTGGCGCCGCGACGATGCCCTGGCTCCGGCCCCATGA
- a CDS encoding SDR family oxidoreductase — MSKTIVITGGSRGIGRATAVLCARRGWSVAIQYRANRQAADETAGLVEQAGGRALAVQGDVSSEADVMALFEAAQDRFGALHGVVNNAGIVAPAQDVADMSAQRLRAMFETNVLGAFLVAREAARRLSIARGGAGGALVNVSSAAARLGSPHEYVDYAASKGAVDTMTLGLARELGREGVRVNAVRPGLIDTEIHASGGQPDRAQRLGAATPMGRPGTAAEVAETIVWLLSDAASYVTGALLDCSGGR, encoded by the coding sequence ATGTCCAAGACCATCGTCATCACCGGCGGCAGCCGGGGCATCGGCCGTGCCACGGCGGTCCTGTGCGCGCGGCGCGGGTGGTCCGTGGCGATCCAGTATCGCGCCAACCGGCAGGCCGCCGACGAGACGGCAGGCCTCGTCGAGCAGGCCGGCGGCCGGGCGTTGGCGGTGCAGGGCGATGTGTCGAGCGAGGCGGATGTGATGGCGCTGTTCGAGGCGGCGCAGGACCGCTTCGGCGCGCTGCATGGCGTGGTCAACAACGCCGGCATCGTGGCGCCCGCGCAGGACGTGGCCGACATGAGCGCACAGCGGCTGCGCGCGATGTTCGAGACCAATGTGCTGGGCGCGTTCCTGGTGGCGCGCGAAGCGGCGCGGCGGTTGTCGATCGCGCGCGGCGGCGCGGGCGGTGCGCTGGTGAATGTGTCTTCGGCGGCGGCGCGGCTCGGCTCGCCGCACGAATATGTCGACTACGCCGCCTCCAAGGGCGCGGTGGACACCATGACGCTGGGCCTGGCGCGCGAACTGGGCCGCGAGGGCGTGCGCGTCAACGCGGTGCGCCCCGGCCTGATCGACACCGAGATCCACGCTTCCGGCGGCCAGCCGGATCGGGCCCAGCGCCTGGGCGCCGCCACGCCGATGGGCCGGCCCGGCACCGCCGCGGAGGTGGCCGAGACCATCGTCTGGCTGCTGTCGGATGCGGCGTCGTACGTGACGGGGGCGCTGCTGGACTGCTCAGGCGGGCGCTGA
- the ypfJ gene encoding KPN_02809 family neutral zinc metallopeptidase has protein sequence MRWDDMRESENVEDDRASSSGGSGGFGGGGMRLGVGGIALVAVVGLLMGKNPLEILGMVMQVSQNAPVQSAQQHGAARPTGETDNDHSKSMVSHVLGDTEDTWSQLFKQAGRAYQPPKLVLFRQGIRSGCGDATSAVGPFYCPADTKVYLDLGFFDELRRRFGAPGDFAAAYVVAHEVGHHVQNLLGVSEKVSRAQAGQSQRVSNALSVKLELQADCLAGVWGHYAQQRGLLERGDLEQALTAAHAIGDDTLQRNAGRSVAPDAFTHGTSEQRMHWFRQGFDGGDLRQCDTFRAGADA, from the coding sequence GTGCGTTGGGATGACATGCGCGAAAGCGAGAACGTCGAGGATGATCGCGCATCCTCGAGTGGCGGCAGCGGCGGCTTCGGCGGCGGCGGGATGCGCCTGGGCGTGGGCGGTATCGCGCTGGTGGCGGTGGTCGGCCTGCTGATGGGCAAGAACCCGCTGGAAATCCTCGGCATGGTGATGCAGGTGTCGCAAAACGCGCCCGTGCAAAGCGCACAGCAGCACGGCGCCGCGCGGCCCACCGGCGAGACCGACAACGACCACAGCAAATCGATGGTGAGCCACGTGCTGGGCGACACCGAAGACACCTGGTCGCAACTCTTCAAGCAGGCCGGCCGCGCCTATCAGCCGCCCAAGCTGGTGCTGTTCCGCCAGGGCATCCGCTCGGGTTGCGGCGACGCCACCTCGGCGGTCGGCCCGTTCTACTGCCCGGCCGATACCAAGGTCTACCTGGATCTCGGTTTCTTCGACGAACTGCGCCGCCGCTTCGGCGCACCGGGCGACTTCGCGGCCGCCTACGTGGTCGCGCACGAGGTCGGTCACCATGTGCAGAACCTGCTCGGCGTCTCGGAGAAGGTCAGCCGCGCACAGGCCGGCCAGTCGCAGCGCGTGTCGAACGCGCTGTCGGTCAAGCTGGAACTGCAGGCCGACTGCCTGGCCGGCGTGTGGGGCCACTACGCACAGCAGCGCGGCCTGCTCGAACGCGGCGACCTGGAACAGGCCCTCACCGCCGCGCACGCCATCGGCGACGACACCCTGCAGCGCAACGCCGGCCGCAGCGTCGCGCCCGATGCGTTCACGCACGGCACCTCGGAGCAGCGCATGCACTGGTTCCGCCAGGGCTTCGACGGCGGCGATCTCCGGCAGTGCGACACGTTCCGCGCCGGGGCCGATGCCTGA
- a CDS encoding gamma-glutamyltransferase family protein, which translates to MSHHRFAWQNPYPTVRIPLFARNVVSTSHPLAAQAGLRMLLAGGSAVDAAIAAIAAAAMLTIVEPVSCGLGSDAFAILWDGARLHGLNASGAAPRDWSLGYFRRKYGEDAHGHPRRPTRGWDTVTVPGAVSAWATLHERFGKLPFADVLEPAAEIAERGHAIAPIVAHKWAAAIPELHGQPGYAQAFMPHGRAPDVGEKFLLRDAAATLRRIGATRGRDFYEGELAERIAAHAQACGGALTAQDLRDHRPEWVAPIHQRYRGYDAHELPPNGQGIAALAALGILERFNLGALPVDSADTLHLQIEAMKLAFADLYRYVADPRAMDVTPEQMLDDSYLDARARRIDMGRAGHPGFGMPRAGGTVYLSAADERGMMVSFIQSNYMGFGSGVVVPGTGISLQNRGVGFSMDARSANVVEGGKRPFHTIIPAFLTRDGAPVMSFGVMGGDMQPQGHLQTLVRMLDYRQQPQAACDAPRWKVNRDFTLDVEAALNADAVAALQARGHRLKAVTDPYMDFGAGQFIWRLSDDADHGYVAASDSRRDGHAVGY; encoded by the coding sequence ATGTCCCACCATCGCTTCGCCTGGCAGAACCCCTATCCCACGGTGCGCATTCCGCTGTTTGCGCGCAATGTCGTGTCGACCTCGCATCCGCTGGCGGCGCAGGCGGGGCTGCGCATGCTGCTGGCCGGCGGCAGCGCGGTCGACGCGGCGATCGCGGCGATCGCGGCGGCGGCCATGCTCACCATCGTCGAACCGGTGTCGTGCGGCCTGGGCAGCGATGCCTTCGCCATCCTGTGGGACGGCGCCCGCCTGCACGGCCTCAATGCGTCGGGCGCCGCGCCGCGGGACTGGAGCCTCGGCTACTTCCGCCGCAAGTACGGCGAAGACGCCCACGGCCACCCCAGGCGCCCCACGCGCGGCTGGGACACGGTGACGGTGCCGGGCGCCGTCTCGGCCTGGGCGACCCTGCATGAACGCTTCGGCAAGCTGCCGTTCGCCGATGTGCTGGAGCCGGCGGCAGAGATCGCGGAACGCGGCCACGCCATCGCCCCCATCGTCGCGCACAAGTGGGCGGCGGCGATCCCCGAGCTGCACGGCCAGCCCGGCTACGCACAGGCCTTCATGCCGCACGGCCGCGCGCCCGACGTGGGCGAGAAATTCCTCCTGCGCGATGCGGCCGCCACGCTGCGCCGCATCGGCGCAACGCGCGGGCGCGACTTCTATGAAGGCGAGCTTGCCGAGCGCATCGCCGCGCATGCGCAGGCATGCGGTGGCGCGCTGACCGCGCAAGACCTGCGCGACCACCGCCCCGAATGGGTCGCGCCGATCCACCAGCGCTACCGCGGCTACGACGCGCACGAGCTCCCGCCCAACGGCCAGGGCATCGCCGCGCTCGCGGCGCTGGGCATCCTCGAACGCTTCAACCTCGGCGCCCTGCCGGTCGATTCGGCGGACACGCTGCACCTGCAGATCGAGGCGATGAAGCTGGCGTTCGCCGATCTCTACCGCTACGTGGCCGACCCGCGCGCGATGGACGTCACGCCGGAGCAGATGCTCGACGACAGCTACCTCGACGCGCGTGCCCGGCGCATCGACATGGGCCGCGCCGGCCATCCGGGCTTCGGCATGCCGCGTGCCGGCGGCACCGTCTACCTGAGCGCGGCCGACGAGCGCGGCATGATGGTCTCGTTCATCCAGTCCAACTACATGGGCTTCGGCTCGGGCGTGGTGGTGCCGGGCACCGGCATCAGCCTGCAGAACCGGGGCGTCGGCTTCTCGATGGATGCGCGCTCGGCCAACGTAGTGGAAGGCGGCAAGCGGCCGTTCCATACCATCATCCCGGCGTTCCTGACGCGGGACGGCGCGCCGGTGATGAGCTTCGGCGTGATGGGCGGCGACATGCAGCCGCAAGGCCATCTGCAAACGCTGGTGCGCATGCTCGACTACCGCCAGCAGCCGCAGGCCGCCTGCGATGCGCCGCGCTGGAAGGTCAACCGCGATTTCACGCTCGATGTGGAGGCCGCGCTGAACGCCGACGCCGTCGCCGCCCTGCAGGCGCGGGGCCACCGGCTCAAGGCAGTGACCGATCCGTACATGGATTTCGGCGCGGGCCAGTTCATCTGGCGCCTGTCCGACGATGCCGACCACGGCTACGTGGCCGCCAGCGACAGCCGCCGCGACGGGCACGCCGTCGGATACTGA
- a CDS encoding DoxX family protein, producing the protein MNAAIERWRDELILLGRVLMMLLFLISGWGKLTGFSATVGYMGTVGAPMPMLAAIVAVIMEFGVGIALLIGFWTRPLALLMALFVLGTALIAHTFWNVEGAMQTANMVQFYKNLSIMGGLILLSVTGAGKYALQKS; encoded by the coding sequence ATGAACGCAGCCATCGAACGTTGGCGCGACGAGCTCATCCTGCTCGGTCGCGTGCTGATGATGCTCCTGTTCCTGATTTCCGGCTGGGGCAAGCTGACCGGTTTTTCGGCCACCGTCGGCTACATGGGGACGGTGGGCGCGCCGATGCCGATGCTCGCGGCCATTGTCGCGGTGATCATGGAGTTCGGCGTGGGCATCGCCCTGCTGATCGGCTTCTGGACCCGCCCGCTGGCGCTGCTGATGGCGCTGTTTGTGCTGGGCACCGCACTGATTGCCCATACCTTCTGGAATGTCGAGGGCGCGATGCAGACCGCCAACATGGTGCAGTTCTACAAGAACCTCAGCATCATGGGCGGCCTGATCCTGCTGTCCGTGACGGGCGCGGGCAAGTACGCGCTGCAGAAATCCTAG
- a CDS encoding MFS transporter gives MSLQILPPASMRAFPHFSSARIHAFGLAMGLSTGLDFVSSQMMAVAGQHIQGGVHADPQAYLYAVTAYAVAAVVANLAIGRIAARIGYRMFSLIGIVLFGVGCVVCAQSNSIDMLVAGRAIQGLGAGGLFSASRILVQLTTDPDERIAPMLMFSVGLFGLTTIAPWICAEVLEYSEWRVIFWLELLLAAAAWLAMFFLPPERHQPRTRAARRPHEAPPAEGRLDWLGVGAIAIGALAFLMGLSELRYNRLSATPAIPLLLLGGAAGLLLAVHRLRTHPDPWLDLTRLKGRRYLWGIGFYGIYYLMSGFWSYLFPAVSQGGLGFTFRTTTLFLMISGAVSMVVAMIFTIWLPFFFRKRRVIAIGFGIYAAAALLLATSLMPGAPDYAFFPVSFLEGMTPGAVMIQVAMMTYLDLDREDFAHGYQMKNIARQFATAVGTGLAATMLQTQQAESRALIVAHVTRFTADLQAAGPLTAERLARLSAEIDRQATLLAGTQLFSGFAVACGVFAVVVMVQRSLR, from the coding sequence ATGTCGCTGCAAATCCTGCCGCCCGCTTCGATGCGGGCATTCCCGCATTTCTCGTCCGCCCGCATCCACGCCTTCGGCCTGGCGATGGGGCTGTCGACCGGGCTCGATTTCGTGTCATCGCAGATGATGGCCGTGGCGGGGCAGCATATCCAGGGCGGCGTGCATGCCGATCCGCAGGCGTACCTGTACGCCGTCACCGCCTATGCCGTGGCGGCGGTGGTCGCCAACCTGGCCATCGGCCGGATCGCGGCGCGCATCGGCTACCGCATGTTCTCGCTGATCGGCATTGTGCTGTTCGGCGTCGGCTGCGTGGTGTGCGCGCAGTCCAACAGCATCGACATGCTCGTCGCCGGCCGGGCCATCCAGGGGCTGGGCGCGGGCGGGCTGTTCTCGGCGTCGCGCATCCTGGTGCAGCTGACCACCGACCCCGACGAGCGCATCGCCCCCATGCTGATGTTCAGCGTCGGCCTGTTCGGCCTGACCACCATCGCGCCCTGGATCTGCGCCGAGGTGCTCGAATACAGCGAGTGGCGCGTGATCTTCTGGCTGGAGCTGCTGCTGGCGGCAGCGGCCTGGCTGGCGATGTTCTTCTTGCCGCCGGAGCGCCATCAGCCGCGCACCCGCGCCGCGCGCCGGCCGCATGAGGCGCCGCCGGCCGAGGGCCGCCTGGACTGGCTCGGCGTGGGCGCGATCGCGATCGGCGCGCTGGCGTTCCTGATGGGCCTGTCGGAGCTGCGCTACAACCGGCTGAGCGCCACGCCCGCGATTCCGCTGCTGCTGCTCGGCGGCGCGGCCGGGCTGCTGCTGGCCGTGCACCGCCTGCGCACGCATCCGGACCCATGGCTGGACCTGACGCGCCTGAAGGGCCGCCGCTACCTGTGGGGCATCGGCTTCTACGGCATCTACTACCTGATGAGCGGGTTCTGGTCGTACCTGTTCCCGGCGGTATCGCAGGGCGGGCTGGGCTTCACGTTTCGCACCACCACGCTGTTCCTGATGATCAGCGGCGCGGTATCGATGGTGGTGGCGATGATCTTCACGATCTGGCTGCCGTTCTTCTTCCGCAAGCGCCGGGTGATCGCCATCGGCTTCGGCATCTACGCGGCCGCGGCGCTGCTGCTGGCGACCAGCCTGATGCCGGGGGCGCCGGACTATGCGTTCTTCCCGGTGTCGTTCCTGGAAGGCATGACGCCGGGCGCGGTGATGATCCAGGTGGCGATGATGACCTACCTCGACCTCGACCGCGAAGACTTCGCGCATGGCTACCAGATGAAGAACATCGCGCGCCAGTTCGCCACGGCGGTCGGCACCGGGCTGGCGGCCACGATGCTGCAGACGCAGCAGGCGGAATCGCGCGCGCTGATCGTCGCGCATGTCACGCGCTTTACTGCAGACCTGCAGGCCGCCGGCCCGCTGACGGCCGAGCGGCTGGCGCGCCTGTCGGCCGAGATCGACCGCCAGGCCACGCTGCTGGCCGGCACGCAGCTGTTCAGCGGGTTCGCCGTGGCGTGCGGCGTGTTCGCGGTGGTGGTGATGGTCCAGCGCTCGCTGCGCTGA
- a CDS encoding LysR family transcriptional regulator, protein MEWNDWETFCRVVEAGSFTAAAEALGIPKSSASAAVSRLEASLGVRLLTRTTRQLRLTEAGSHFYDDIAPLFERLREVHADTTAASETVSGTLRIAAPYEVGAQHLTEPVCQTLARFPNLQIQVHISWEQPDLLASGYDIVFVMVDQSLADSSLVARRVVMIPRALYAAPSLLAGRAPLATPADLSGWPCLSGPDDASWVFRPAGAPAAEPFEVPIQPRLQTLNAEMRARAAVRGLGVARMARSVGDAEVETGRLVRVLPDYEPTPLRVYALMPARKLVPRKVRVFIDALEAQGAAATPVPGASA, encoded by the coding sequence ATGGAGTGGAACGACTGGGAGACCTTCTGCCGCGTGGTGGAGGCGGGGAGCTTCACCGCCGCCGCCGAGGCGCTGGGCATCCCCAAATCCAGCGCCAGCGCCGCCGTCTCGCGGCTGGAGGCGTCGCTGGGCGTGCGGCTGCTCACGCGCACCACGCGCCAGCTGCGGCTGACCGAAGCCGGCTCGCACTTCTACGACGACATCGCGCCGCTGTTCGAGCGCCTGCGCGAAGTCCACGCTGACACGACCGCCGCCAGCGAGACCGTCTCCGGCACGCTGCGCATCGCCGCGCCGTACGAGGTCGGCGCGCAGCACCTGACCGAGCCGGTCTGCCAGACGCTGGCGCGCTTTCCCAACCTGCAGATCCAGGTGCACATCTCGTGGGAGCAGCCCGACCTGCTCGCCAGCGGCTATGACATCGTGTTCGTGATGGTGGACCAGAGCCTGGCCGATTCGTCGCTGGTGGCGCGCCGCGTGGTGATGATCCCGCGCGCGCTGTATGCGGCGCCGTCCCTGCTGGCCGGGCGCGCGCCGCTCGCCACACCCGCCGACCTGTCCGGCTGGCCGTGCCTGTCCGGCCCGGACGATGCCAGCTGGGTGTTCCGGCCGGCCGGGGCGCCCGCCGCCGAGCCTTTCGAAGTGCCGATCCAGCCCCGCCTGCAGACGCTCAACGCCGAGATGCGCGCTCGCGCCGCGGTGCGCGGCCTGGGCGTGGCCCGCATGGCGCGCTCGGTGGGCGACGCGGAAGTCGAGACCGGACGCCTGGTGCGCGTGCTGCCCGACTACGAGCCGACGCCACTGCGCGTCTACGCGCTGATGCCCGCGCGCAAGCTGGTGCCGCGCAAGGTGCGGGTCTTCATCGACGCGCTGGAGGCGCAGGGCGCCGCGGCCACGCCGGTGCCGGGCGCTTCGGCCTAG
- a CDS encoding LysR family transcriptional regulator, translating into MRLRQIEVFRAVMLVGTVSEAARMLAVSQPVVTRVLQHTELQLGFRLFDRTKGRLQPTAEAFELFTEVERLYQEVERVRRVSANLRHKGAGRLRVAATPSLAPSILAPAVRRFSQLHPDTQVRVFTHHTAEIVQGLLAQDIDVGFAFAPPVHPAIGTTPVAQGRILLAAPRAWVDARSDGPALHRMVAERPFIALEDQMSIGSLVGQMLAHSGLAPQSTLEVQTYSLARSLVEEALGVTMLDQFTAATGSMDRIALFALEPAQTFEVRAMRAEHHAPSSLADSLVACFAQAAHALTDQLPARLEPVSFVLSPDRDDVDAAD; encoded by the coding sequence ATGCGACTGCGTCAGATCGAAGTGTTCCGCGCCGTGATGCTGGTCGGCACCGTCAGCGAGGCGGCCCGCATGCTGGCCGTGTCGCAGCCGGTGGTGACGCGCGTGCTGCAGCACACCGAGCTGCAGCTCGGCTTCCGCCTGTTCGACCGCACCAAGGGCCGGCTGCAGCCGACCGCCGAGGCCTTCGAGCTGTTCACCGAGGTCGAGCGGCTGTACCAGGAGGTCGAGCGCGTGCGGCGCGTCTCGGCCAACCTGCGCCACAAGGGCGCGGGGCGGTTGCGCGTGGCGGCCACGCCCAGCTTGGCGCCGAGCATCCTCGCGCCCGCGGTGCGGCGCTTCTCGCAACTGCATCCCGACACCCAGGTGCGCGTGTTCACGCACCACACCGCCGAGATCGTGCAGGGGCTGCTGGCGCAGGACATCGACGTCGGCTTCGCCTTCGCGCCGCCGGTGCATCCGGCCATCGGCACCACGCCGGTGGCGCAGGGGCGCATCCTGCTGGCCGCGCCGCGCGCCTGGGTCGATGCGCGCTCCGATGGGCCGGCGCTGCATCGGATGGTCGCCGAACGGCCCTTCATTGCGCTGGAAGACCAGATGTCGATCGGCTCGCTGGTCGGCCAGATGCTGGCGCACAGCGGTCTCGCGCCGCAGTCGACGCTGGAGGTGCAGACGTATTCGCTGGCCCGTTCGCTGGTGGAAGAGGCGCTGGGCGTGACGATGCTGGACCAGTTCACCGCCGCCACCGGCAGCATGGACCGCATCGCCCTGTTTGCGCTGGAACCCGCGCAGACCTTCGAGGTCCGCGCCATGCGCGCCGAGCATCACGCGCCGTCGTCGCTGGCCGACAGCCTGGTGGCATGCTTTGCGCAAGCCGCCCACGCGCTCACCGATCAGCTGCCCGCCCGGCTGGAGCCGGTGTCCTTCGTGCTGTCGCCCGACCGTGACGACGTCGACGCTGCCGACTAA
- a CDS encoding MliC family protein, with product MRRLPCAVVFSVAVLAGLSGEPARAQSSPVPGMSSEDLNMALDFAKAGIDKAIDQARAYAALPIRDPRDVRYACRDGKSLTVKYMTVGDTPLATIVLDGKTLVFANVVSGSGARYASGRYVWWTKGPTGFLTDETLPASRNMVYRDCAEAR from the coding sequence ATGCGCCGACTCCCGTGTGCTGTGGTGTTCAGTGTGGCTGTGCTTGCCGGGCTGTCCGGCGAACCGGCGCGGGCACAATCCTCGCCCGTGCCCGGCATGTCGTCCGAAGACCTGAACATGGCGCTCGATTTCGCCAAGGCCGGCATCGACAAGGCCATCGACCAGGCCCGCGCCTACGCCGCCCTGCCGATCCGCGACCCGCGCGACGTGCGCTACGCGTGCCGGGACGGCAAGTCGCTGACGGTGAAATACATGACGGTGGGCGATACGCCGCTGGCCACCATCGTGCTCGACGGCAAGACGCTGGTGTTCGCCAATGTCGTCTCCGGCTCGGGCGCGCGCTATGCCTCCGGCCGGTACGTCTGGTGGACCAAGGGCCCCACCGGCTTCCTGACCGACGAAACCCTGCCCGCCAGCCGCAACATGGTCTATCGCGATTGCGCCGAGGCGCGCTAG